The Anaerobaca lacustris sequence TGGATGGGTTTGCCGACCCGTCGAGGGTCAGCGACAGCAGCGATCCTGATGGCTGGATGGGCATCGATCTGAAGAACCCGGGTCCCCCGCTTCGGATCGATCCGCCGAGCGTTCTGGTGGGTGAACCGCACGACGAAGGGGTGGCCGTGCTCCTGCCGGAGGACCGCTGGGTCCAGCTCCAGTTTCCGGATGTGCTCCACGATGCGCCCGGCGTCGATCTGCTCGTGGCCGGAGCGGAGGTCAGAAGCCTGCCGGAGGTGGCGGCCGTCAGTGATACGAACGACCTGTTCATCCTCGTGCCTGGGCCCACCGCGCCCCGGTCGTCCGGGGTGACCGTTGTCCCCTACGACCTGGCCCAGGTACCGCCCGGCGTCAAGCTCGCCGCGGTCCGCATCCGGGGGCTCGCCGACGACAACGCTCAGGGCGGGTTCCAGCTCGTCCGGGTCCAGGCCCGCACCGCCCCCGGCCCGTCGGCGCAGACAGCGCACCTGCTGCCCTGAAGAGCCTGCGATTCGCACATTCCTCCTTCGGACTCCCGAACCACATCGGGGGTCTTTTCTCACGTCCGCGTAGGGGAGAGGCCATTGTGGGCAGGGCAATCGCATGAGAACCATGCCGCGTTCGGCCAGTTGAAAGTCACTGCACTGGACGTACGAAATCGACCTGACGGACTTCATGCGATTGTCCTGGGTACAGCCTCTGGAGTCTTTGTCAGATCAACTGTTGGCGGTTATAATCCCGGTACCGATGTTGTGTGGAGTTGTGCGAATGGCAGGACGTTTGACCGACAGAATAGCGATTGTGACCGGGGCCAGTCGGGGGATTGGGCGGGCGGTTGGTGTGGCGCTGGGTAGCGAAGGGGCGACGGTGGTGTTGTCGGGGCGGGTAGAGGCGGAGCTGGTGCAGACGGCCTCGCTCGTTCGCGAGGCGGGAGGCAGGGCGGAGGTCATCCCCGCGGAACTGGCCGACGAGCGGGCGATCAAGGACCTGGTTGCGAAGACTTCCGAGCGGTTCGGGCGGCTCGATATCCTCGTTAACAATGCTGGTATCACGCATTCGGCGCCGCTGGAGCAGACGCGGACGGAGGACCTGGACCGCTGCTGGGCGGTCAACGCGCGAGCGCCGTTTCTGCTGTGTCGCGAGGCCCTGCCGTTGCTGCGGCAGGCCGAGCGGGCGACGATCGTCAATATCTCCTCGGTCGTCGGGGTCAAGGGCTATCCGCTCCAGAGCGCGTATACCGCCTCGAAGCACGCGCTTCGGGGGATGAGCATCGCGCTGGCAGAGGAGCTTCGCGGCTCGAACGTCCGGGTCCATGTGCTCTGCCCCGGCGGTGTGGACACGGAGATGGTCAGTCGCGTGCGCCCCGACATTGACAAGGGCGATCTTATCGGCCCCGGCGAGATTGCCGAGCTGGTGCTCTATCTTGTCACGCACCGGGGCAATGCGGTCGTGGACGAACTGCACATTCGGCGGGCAACGGCCTCGCCTTGGTTTGGCTGAGAGGATGAATCCCGTGATAGATCGAGTCATATGGACGTGGATCCTGCTGGGCGTCTGGGCGGCCGGGGGGATTCCGGCGGCACCGGCGGACAAAAGCGTCGCGCCACGCATCCAGATCGCGCTGGAGAAGGTGCGGGCCGATTTCGACGGGCGACTGGAAGTGCGAAACGGCTACGATTCCACGAACCTCGCCGCATGCCGGTTCGAGGTGCAGCTCGTCGAGTTTCCGGGACCCGATGACCCGGAGGGACGCCGCAAGGCGTTTTTCCGACGGGCCGTCGGCGGTCCGGACGTCCCGGCGCAGGACAAGGGATGGCTCGACCTCGAACTGCCCGGCAACTGGAAAGACGCCGACGCGTTGGTTCTGGTCGCCTTCGATCCGCAAGGAGAGGAGCTTTGGACGTGGTCCTGGTTCGTGCACGACAAAGATCATTATGCCGAAAAGTACGTGACGACAGAGGCCGAGGAGGCCCCAGGGGTCGAAGTTGTCGGCGCTCCGAACGAGATCCACCTGCGGGCGGGTCCTTTGGTGCTGCGGTTTGTCGGAAACAGCGGCGAGCTGGTCGGCGTCACCCTGGACGAAAGGCCCATTGCGTTCGCTGCCGGACCGAAATTGATCGGCGGCGCAACGGCGCCGTCGAAGGTGTCGTTCTCGCAGACGGGCGAGGCGGTTTCGTTGAACGTGACGTATACCGGCGAGATGGACTATGTTCGGTGGCAGCTCTGCCCGACCGGCTGGGTCCGCCTGGAGTGCCAGTACGAGCTGGAGGGCGCGCTCCAGGTCTTTGGGATCGGCTTCGAGTACCCGCAAGACCGGGTTCGGGGCGTCCGCTGGCTTGGCCGCGGTCCCGATCGCGTGTGGAAGGATCGCATGAAAGGTGAGGTGCTGGACATCCATAGCAATACGAGCGAGGACCGCACACCGGGCCTGAAACGGGGCGTCCCGGAGTTCAAAGGATACTATCGCGACTGGAACTGGGCGATCCTCGAAACCGACCAGGGTGCCATCACGATCGTCAATGCGACCGAAGACCTGTTCCTGGCGCTGTACCGTCCTGAGGACAGCCCCGATCCGAGGAATATGAAGCCGAATGCGCCGGACACCGGCATTGCTTTTCTGCACGGCATTCCGGCGATCGGAAGCAGGTTCCTCAATCCCGAGGCACCGGGTCCGGAACGCGAGAAGAACGTCGCGGCGGGCAGGTACCGGACCACCGTGTGGTTCCATTTCGGTGGTGTCGAAGGGCCGTCGAGGCCGGCGAACGTCCGGCAGCGCACGGCACGAAACGGACAGATGTAAGAGTGCAAAGTGAGGCGCGATGCGAGCGGTCATCCAACGAGTGGTCGAGGCGAAGGTGGAGGTTCAGCAGAGTGGGGTCGGACGGATCGGACACGGGCTGCTGGTCTATCTCGGCGTGGGGAAGGACGATTCCGACAGGGACGCCGAGTTCATGGCCGAAAAGCTCGTGAATCTGAGGATCTTCGCCGACGAGGCGGGCAAGATGAATCGCAGCGTGATCGACGTGGGCGGTCAGATCCTGCTGATCAGCAACTTCACGTTGCAGGGCGATTGCCGCAAAGGTCGCCGGCCCGGTTTCGATGCCGCGGGCCCGCCTGAGGTGGCCGAGCCGCTCTATGAGAAGGTCGCCGCCCTGATCGCCCGGCAGGGCGTGGGCGTGGAGACCGGCTCGTTCGGGGCCTACATGCACGTCAGCAGCATCAACGACGGCCCTGTCACCTTCCTGCTCGACAGCACTCGGCTGTTCTGACGACCGGATCAATGGCCGGTCGATTGCACGGCCGGCGGGGGCGGCGCAGGACGGGAATGACGCTCCCACCGCCGCAGGAGGAGCGCGGCCGTGACGAAAATGGTGGTTGCCAGGATCACGACAAGTCCCAGTCGCCAATCGAAGTGTCGTCTCGCCATTGACATTTCCTTTCCCTGCCCCTCGCTCACACGGCCGATTCCGGCGGCGCGGGGAACTCATTGGATGAGGGTGGATTGTCCACCTGCATGTGGTCCTATACGAATCTCCTGACAGGGGTCCTCATCAGCGCCAGGGTGACCAGGCCGGAAAGGCACACCGTCAGCCCAATGAACGCCGCACAATGTTGTTCCGAGGTGATGAGCTGCCGCAACCCATAATCGATCAAGGGATGAATCAGATAGACACCGAACGTCAGCGGCGCCAACAGGGCGACGATGACGCTGTTGTTGGTGCGACGACCGTATGCCAGACACACGAGCATGACGGCAAGCATATACGGAATCGCCGATGAGGAGCGACAGATCGCGCTCAACGTCGCCGTTGTGGCCAATGTCGTCAGCGATATCGTGGACAAGAGGAACTGCTGTGTGCGTCGCGCCGGGACCATCAGACAGCGTCCGATGGCGAAACCCAGGGGTACGGCGGCCAGACCGAACTCCCATTGGGGTAGTGGTCGCACCCACCGCCCGGTCGACAAGCCGAGCGCATGAACGATCAACAGGAGCAGTCCGATCCCCGTGGCCGCAAACGCTGCGATCGTGTGGTCGATCTGCGCGGTTCGACGGTTGACCCAGTACACGAGAAATCCCGAGCCGAAGGCGTACGGCAGATACCACAAGTGCACGTGCGTGCCCATGAGGATTGTCTCGAATGACAGCATCTCCTGGAAGGAGCCGGCGTCTCGCAGACACACGGCTTTGGCCAGTCGGAGCGCGCCATACAGAACCGACCAGAACAGCCACGGTTTCAGAAGGCGATCCCAGCGCCGCCGAAGAAAGCCGAGGGCAGGGTCTGCAGTGCTTCGGATCGTAATCAGCGAGAAGAAGATCAGCAGAAAGACGGGCAAACCTGCGTAGCCGATCTGACGGTACGGCGCTCCCTCGGTGTGGAACCAGACGATTCCAACGGCCGCCAACACCCGCAACCAGTCGATGCTGCCGACCCGCTCCATCGGCAGCGACACAGAAAGTGGGCGCGCGTCATCGGCAACCTGGTCTCGTAGAAGTTGCGACGCCTCCAGTCCCATTTGCTCGTACAGCTCGCTACTGGGCGGCCGTCGTCGTCGGGGCGCGATGTCACCTGTGCCGGAGCGACGGACGACGAGCGCACGGACTCACCATTCCTCCATCCATCCTTCCCGGTGCGGCTTGTCGGCGTACACCCAGCGCGTACCCAGTTGCCCCGATGCATGTCGGGATGCAGGGCAGTTACCCGCGTGAGGCAGCCTGCGAGAAACAGACGAGTCCACCTCGCATTCGCAGCCGCATGATCCTCCATGTCTCAAGCCTACAGTATACCGATGGATGGCCTGTCGGTCAACCGAAAAACCCGCAAGTTTCAATGTGATTTGCCTCCGGCCGAGCGGGAGCCAGAAGGGGGAGCATCTCCCTCGCGCACTGGCCACAGATGTCCCTTCGCGAAGGGGCCGACCGGCAAAGCGTGCGTGGCACAGAGTGTGGAAATTCGCTGATGCCTCATCCGCTGCCGCAATGAAAACGGGCCGTGGGGGTGCCCCACGGCCCGTTTGAGTGGTTCAGGTTGTCGGATCGCGAAGTCGCCTATTGCGTCACGGGCCGGCCGACGAGGATGTCGTCGATGTAAAGAAGGCCGCTGCCGCCGGCGCTCGGATTGGCTCGATCGCCGACGCCGATGTACATCGTGCTGATCCGCGCGAGGTTCACGCCGGCCGAGCTGAAGGCATCGAGCGGGATCTGCCAGGACTGCCATTCAACCGACAGGGCCGCATCCGCGTTGGAATGCGAAGCGGACGCAACACGTCCGTTGCTGTCCTCCAGGGCCACATAGAGCGTCGCAGGCGCGTTGTCCGACGTGCCGCGGAAGTGCAGGGTCAGCGTGTTGGCCGCCCCGATGGTCCAGTCCTGTGCCGTGGCCCATGTCCTGTACGCTTCGGAGTAGAACGGCGAGACCGTATTGTCATACTCCAGGGGCATCGACTGCTTGCCGCCGTGGACGATCCTTCGCTCTGCAAACGGGGCGTGCAAATAGCCGACGGTGGAGCCGGTCTCGTTGGTCCATCCGTCGATCCAGGTCTGATAGATGGTCTCGCCCGCGTCGACGTCATTGGTGTAGCTCTCGAAGTCCTCGACAACGGTGTACTCCTGCGTGACGAAGCTCCAGAGAGCGCCCTGCCACAGAGACGGGCTCATGTCCTCATTGATTTCGCTGACGGCCCAATAGTAAGTCGTCCCGAAATCGAGCGGCGCGATCGCATAGTGGTTCTGTTCCGTCGAGCCGAGCATCGCCGTTCCGTCGGCGACGGCTGAGGCGTCCGTGCCGAAGCAGATCTCGTGCGCCGCGGCCTCTCGTCCGGCGCGCCAGCCCAGAACCGTCTCGACGCTCACGTCGGTCGCGCCGTCGGCGGGCTCAGGGTTCCGCGCGTGTGTGGGGATGTAGAGGAACCGCACTTCGCTCAGGCCGAGTTGCGGCATCCCGCCCCACGTGCTCTCGGCGGTCAGACGGACGTAGCGGGCCGTGATGCCCGCCAGATCGACGGCCGTATTGGCGCCGTATCCGGCCCTGGCGGTCGCCCGATTGAATTGCACGCTGTCGAGGACCGCCCAGCTCTCGCCGTCGGCGGAATACTCGACTGTGACGTCCTTGAAGCCGAACCCGAGGACCAGCTCGAATTCGACGTTGTAGTTCCAGACGAGCATTTCGTGGAGCTTGAGCGTGCGCCCCAAATCGTATTGAATCCACACGGGCTCGTCGCCTACGGTGGCCTGCCACATGTCCGTGCTCTTGGTCGAGTGCCCATCGTTCTCATCGAGCCCGGACCCGTCGATCGTCTTCTCGGGCCCGCTGCCCTCGGCGGAGATCACATTGGTGGTCGCGACGATGTCCTCGACCGGATAGGCGAATGGCTCGGTGACGAAGCTCCAGACGAAGCCCTTGAAGATGGTCGAATCGGGCGCCGCGTTGACCTCATCGATTCGCCAATAGTACCTCGTCCCATACTCCAACGGGGCGTCGGGCACGTAGGCCGCTTCGCTCTGGCCCTGACTGACCAGGACACCCAGAGGCGCCGCTCTGCCGGCGTCGTTGACGTCATCGAAGACCGTCCCCAGATACACGTCGTGTGCGGCGGCGTAGATGCCCGGCGTCCAACTCAAGGTGGTGTCGCGGGCCACGTCGTTGGCGTCGTCGGCCGGGTTGGGTTCGCTGGCCAGTTCGGCCGGCGTCAGGCGGATGCCCTCCATGAGCACCTGAATTTCCTGCTCGCTCAGTGCCCGCTTGAACAGGCAGAATTCGTCCATCAATCCTGTAAAAGGTCGCGCGTTGTCGATGTTGCGCCCGACCCGCGCTCCCTGGTTCCAGTCGCCGGCGATCTCGGCGCCGGCGCTGACGTTGGCGCTCTGGACGGCCATGCCGTTGATGTGCAGCGTCCCCCTGGCGGTCGCCTTGTCGTAGGTGCCTGCGTAGTGGAGCCATTCATCCCAGGTGACCACGCCGCCGCTGATGTCG is a genomic window containing:
- a CDS encoding SDR family NAD(P)-dependent oxidoreductase — encoded protein: MAGRLTDRIAIVTGASRGIGRAVGVALGSEGATVVLSGRVEAELVQTASLVREAGGRAEVIPAELADERAIKDLVAKTSERFGRLDILVNNAGITHSAPLEQTRTEDLDRCWAVNARAPFLLCREALPLLRQAERATIVNISSVVGVKGYPLQSAYTASKHALRGMSIALAEELRGSNVRVHVLCPGGVDTEMVSRVRPDIDKGDLIGPGEIAELVLYLVTHRGNAVVDELHIRRATASPWFG
- the dtd gene encoding D-aminoacyl-tRNA deacylase; this encodes MRAVIQRVVEAKVEVQQSGVGRIGHGLLVYLGVGKDDSDRDAEFMAEKLVNLRIFADEAGKMNRSVIDVGGQILLISNFTLQGDCRKGRRPGFDAAGPPEVAEPLYEKVAALIARQGVGVETGSFGAYMHVSSINDGPVTFLLDSTRLF
- a CDS encoding acyltransferase, translating into MGLEASQLLRDQVADDARPLSVSLPMERVGSIDWLRVLAAVGIVWFHTEGAPYRQIGYAGLPVFLLIFFSLITIRSTADPALGFLRRRWDRLLKPWLFWSVLYGALRLAKAVCLRDAGSFQEMLSFETILMGTHVHLWYLPYAFGSGFLVYWVNRRTAQIDHTIAAFAATGIGLLLLIVHALGLSTGRWVRPLPQWEFGLAAVPLGFAIGRCLMVPARRTQQFLLSTISLTTLATTATLSAICRSSSAIPYMLAVMLVCLAYGRRTNNSVIVALLAPLTFGVYLIHPLIDYGLRQLITSEQHCAAFIGLTVCLSGLVTLALMRTPVRRFV
- a CDS encoding LamG-like jellyroll fold domain-containing protein; protein product: MSKKPMLLAFLVLAAVSAAHAASLGTDPALIIYYSFDEFTDVVMDLSGNGHNGAVTGDVTPDPDGLYGGAARFAGGGYLDLDGPSIAPENIPTSAITLAAWAKCENTGDHHAIFNARAGDSTWLVHPELRSGGNFRWLLRSAGGTTMFDISGGVVTWDEWLHYAGTYDKATARGTLHINGMAVQSANVSAGAEIAGDWNQGARVGRNIDNARPFTGLMDEFCLFKRALSEQEIQVLMEGIRLTPAELASEPNPADDANDVARDTTLSWTPGIYAAAHDVYLGTVFDDVNDAGRAAPLGVLVSQGQSEAAYVPDAPLEYGTRYYWRIDEVNAAPDSTIFKGFVWSFVTEPFAYPVEDIVATTNVISAEGSGPEKTIDGSGLDENDGHSTKSTDMWQATVGDEPVWIQYDLGRTLKLHEMLVWNYNVEFELVLGFGFKDVTVEYSADGESWAVLDSVQFNRATARAGYGANTAVDLAGITARYVRLTAESTWGGMPQLGLSEVRFLYIPTHARNPEPADGATDVSVETVLGWRAGREAAAHEICFGTDASAVADGTAMLGSTEQNHYAIAPLDFGTTYYWAVSEINEDMSPSLWQGALWSFVTQEYTVVEDFESYTNDVDAGETIYQTWIDGWTNETGSTVGYLHAPFAERRIVHGGKQSMPLEYDNTVSPFYSEAYRTWATAQDWTIGAANTLTLHFRGTSDNAPATLYVALEDSNGRVASASHSNADAALSVEWQSWQIPLDAFSSAGVNLARISTMYIGVGDRANPSAGGSGLLYIDDILVGRPVTQ